The Deltaproteobacteria bacterium genome contains the following window.
ATGAGTGCTTGCGAAGTGCTTTGATAACGGGTGGGCCGAAAGTCAGGTTTGGAACGTAATGCCCGTCCATCACATCGATGTGGGCCCAGTCTGCGCCCGCCGCTTCGATGGCATGCATTGCATCCGCGAGTT
Protein-coding sequences here:
- a CDS encoding ribulose-phosphate 3-epimerase, which encodes MANSPVIAPSILSADFGKLADAMHAIEAAGADWAHIDVMDGHYVPNLTFGPPVIKALRKHS